The stretch of DNA TATCCGGCAGATTATTTAGACGAAGCCGCCTGGAATCAACTGATCCTGAAAGCCTTCTTCACCGAAAAAGACGTCTCGCAAATCATCGGCCTTACTGAGCGCAAAAACGCCCGACTCACCCAAACGCTGACCGATTACGTAGCCGAACGCCGGGCCGCCGGGCGCAGTTTGCCCGAAGGAATCGAACTGGCGATGTAACGTAACGCGGGTGGAAACCCGCATTGGATAACAACAACTATTTTCAATGCGGGTTTCCACCCGCGTTACATCAGTAAAATCGATACACAATTCCCGCCGAGAGCATCAGCGAAGGCGCACTGTTGGGCAGGCGGTCGTAGTTAAAGAAAACGTGCTGATATTGGGCCTGTACTTCGGCACCAAATCCCTGTTCGCGTTTGCCGTAATATTTTACGCCCACTGCTGGCGCAATAGCTCCCCGAAAACCCGTCTGCTGGTCAACTAAGCTGCCAAAGAAATTGGAGTAGTTGACGTGGGCTGCACCACCCGCCATTTGCACATAGGGGCGCAGGGCGGCAGCGTTTTCAGCGAAATAATATGACAGTGATGCCATTGCCGGTATAATCGTCAAAGTGCGGGTCTGTACCGCCGAGATGTCCTGCCCCAGATTACCCTCTGAGAAACTAACCACCTGCCGGCCAAGTCGTTGTTGACTGTATTGGTAGCCGGTTTTAATGCCGAGTGAGAACCGTTGTGGAAACAGCCATTCGCCCTCCAGCGCAAGATTGGCGGGCGAAACCGCGTCGATGTACGTTTTTTGACCACCCAGCGGCATCGCTACGCCATAGCGGGCCGCGATGTTGAAGGTGACGTAGCGGTTGAAAGGTGACTCAAAAATGTTTGAGTAGTCGGGGCTGCGCTGTGCCCAGGCATCCGCAGACAGCCACGCAAGCAGTATGAAAAATGAAAACCGTTTCATGATGTTCTGTTATTGTGTACCGCCTACTAATTTGTACGCAGGTAAGGTGCCTGATTGAAGATAGCCGTTGTCGCCGTATCAACCGATTGTGTGTCGGTAATATCGGCTCCCCGAATCGTAGCGTCGAAGAGCACGTTGAGCTGCACCGGGTTGTTGCCGTTGGGAGCGGGGCGATTCTTTAAATCGACCAACTGAATTTCCCAGTATCGGTCACTGACCTGATAGGTGTAGTAGGGCGGAAAAAACGGATCGAACCCCCAGCCGCCAAGTCCGCCGAAACCACCGCCGAACCAGTAGTTCGAAAAATATGCATTGGGGTTGACACCCACACCGGTAAAACGGTTGTTGACCCGAATAATTGCCACACCCAAATCGGCGGGTTGCCCTTGCGCCACGCGCCGGAAGCCCCGGCTGGTAAGGGCTGCCGCTACATTCGAGATAAATCGCCGGTCAATCTCATTTTGCGAGGTGGTTACCCGGTCATTTTGCTGCACCACTACCGAATCGGCCAGACTAAATGTGGGATATTGGCTGAAATTCACCGAGCGGTCGTAGTTGGTAATATATACCAGTCGGTCCTGGGGAGAGAGGTCGTTCAGGGCGTTTTCCCGGCAGGCCATCAGGGCACCGCTAAGGGCCAGCAACAACACCAGCAGCCGTCCCAAATATCCATGTTTTCGTTGTTGAAGCGTTTTCATACGAGTATTTGCTATCTACTGTTTACTTAACGAATTGGGAAAATGGAAGTTTATACAAGTGAGGTTAGAAAGCAATTAGAATTCTACGGTTCGCTATGTCGCTCCAAACCGTACTTTTGCGCGACCGTTTAACAGATGTACTCATTATGGACTTCAGGGACTTGATTCGCGGCATGTCTTTTTTCGATATGCACGTACATATGATTTCACGAACAACTGATGATTATCAGGCGATGGCCGATGCGGGCGTGGTGGCTCTGATCGAACCGGCGTTCTGGCTTGGTCAGCCGCGCACGGGCGTCGATTCGTTCCGCGATTATTTCGCTATGCTGGTGGGTTGGGAGCGGTTCCGGGCGTCGCAGTTTGGCATCCGGCATTACTGCACCATCGGCCTGAACTCGAAAGAAGCCAATCAGGAGGCTCTGGCTGAGCAGGTTATGGAAATTTTGCCGCTATTCATCTACAAAGAAGGCGTGGTCGGCGTGGGTGAAATCGGATTTGACGACCAAACCCCCGCCGAAGAAAAATACTATCGCGCTCAGTTGGAGTTAGCCAAAGAAGCCAACCTCCCCGTGCAGATTCACACGCCCCACCGCGACAAAAAGCAGGGAACCACCCGCAGCATGGACATCGCGCTCGAACATGGTCTCGACCCCGGCATGGTGATTGTTGACCACAACAACGAAG from Spirosoma montaniterrae encodes:
- a CDS encoding TatD family hydrolase, coding for MDFRDLIRGMSFFDMHVHMISRTTDDYQAMADAGVVALIEPAFWLGQPRTGVDSFRDYFAMLVGWERFRASQFGIRHYCTIGLNSKEANQEALAEQVMEILPLFIYKEGVVGVGEIGFDDQTPAEEKYYRAQLELAKEANLPVQIHTPHRDKKQGTTRSMDIALEHGLDPGMVIVDHNNEETVREVLDRGFWAAFTIYPFTKMGNERMVEVVKQYGPNRIMINSAADWGISDPLAVPKTAALMKQRGISDETIRLVTFENAITAFAQSGQISLDELTQPIDIDQSQRFNGSSVLRGGQAPRVDKESTIIK
- a CDS encoding DUF4136 domain-containing protein; translation: MKTLQQRKHGYLGRLLVLLLALSGALMACRENALNDLSPQDRLVYITNYDRSVNFSQYPTFSLADSVVVQQNDRVTTSQNEIDRRFISNVAAALTSRGFRRVAQGQPADLGVAIIRVNNRFTGVGVNPNAYFSNYWFGGGFGGLGGWGFDPFFPPYYTYQVSDRYWEIQLVDLKNRPAPNGNNPVQLNVLFDATIRGADITDTQSVDTATTAIFNQAPYLRTN